The proteins below are encoded in one region of Triticum aestivum cultivar Chinese Spring chromosome 1B, IWGSC CS RefSeq v2.1, whole genome shotgun sequence:
- the LOC123102049 gene encoding MDIS1-interacting receptor like kinase 2-like yields the protein MQTPDNKMPSSSTALLFLCLLLVPCLLLLEEAHAVRHGGISLRFQHTALLHWKATLASPPLQMSSWQENTSPCNWTGIMCAAVRHGRHMPWVVANISLPGAGIRGQLGELNFSALPFLTYIDLSNNSLHGPIPTNISSLSSLSYLNLNFNHLNGQIPFEFGSLQSLTQLELSFNRLTGHIPASLGNLTMLTDLVIHQNMVSGPIPEEIGRLVNLQLLQLSNITLSGLIPKTLGNLTQLNTLRLFGTQLSGPIPQELGRLVHLQILDLGSNHFSGPIPISITNLTKLNMLLLIENQITGSIPPAIGNLNMLKQLSLYTNQITGSIPPELGNLTMLHELYLYTNEITCPIPLELGMLQNLRELDLADNQISGSIPDSLGNITNLLLLHLYENQITGSIPKSFGKLRSIQELHIFDNKLSGSLPQEFGDVISLVKLALNNNYLSGPLPANICLGGRLQYLFVYSNMFNGPIPSSLKTCTSLVRIDLRWNQLTGDISQHFGVYPHLTKMRLTSNRLSGQILPNLGASTELTVLHLAQNMITGSIPPILSKLSNLVELRLESNHLSGEIPPEICTLTNLYKLTFSSNQLSGSIPTEIEKLSNLGYLDISGNRLSGSIPEELGACMKLQSLKINDNNFSGSLPEAIGNLAGLQIMLDVSNNNLSGVLPQQLGKLEMLEFLNLSHNQFNSSIPSSFASMVSLSTLDVSDNDLEGPVPITRLLQNASASWFLPNKGLCGNLSGLPPCYSIPIASHHKQKTFGFLLPIFLVVGFSIVAAIVVIIMLSRKKKKPQESVTAEARDLFSVWNFDGRLAFDDIVRATEDFDDKYIVGTGGYGKVYKAQLQDGKLVAVKKLHRTEEELDDERRFCNEMEILSQIRQRSIVKMYGFCSHPAYKFLVYDYIQRGSLHRTLENEELAKELDWQKRIALANDVAQAISYLHQECSPPIIHRDITSSNILLDSTFKAFVSDFGIARILKPDSSNWSALAGTYGYIAPELSYTSVVTEKCDVYSFGVVVLELVMGKHPRDLLDGTLSSGEQAMLVKDILDERPTTPTTTEENSLVLLIRLAFSCLESSPQARPTMREAYQTLIQQPSSSSCPVPFSTLTLQQVRDAC from the exons ATGCAAACACCGGACAACAAAATGCCATCTTCCTCAACAGCATTGTTGTTCCTCTGCCTACTGCTGGTGCCGTGCCTTCTTCTCTTGGAGGAAGCACATGCGGTGCGCCATGGAGGGATCTCACTGAGGTTTCAACACACGGCGCTCCTCCATTGGAAAGCTACACTTGCAAGCCCACCGCTGCAGATGAGCTCTTGGCAGGAAAACACCAGCCCGTGCAACTGGACGGGCATCATGTGCGCGGCTGTTCGCCATGGCCGCCACATGCCCTGGGTGGTGGCCAACATCTCCCTGCCGGGTGCTGGCATCCGTGGCCAGCTTGGTGAGCTCAACTTTTCGGCTCTTCCATTCCTCACATATATTGACCTCAGCAACAACAGTCTCCATGGTCCAATACCAACTAATATCAGCTCTCTATCATCACTTTCTTATCTTAACCTCAACTTCAACCATCTCAACGGACAGATTCCGTTTGAGTTTGGTAGCTTGCAGAGTCTCACCCAGCTTGAACTCTCGTTTAACAGACTCACGGGACATATCCCTGCATCTCTGGGTAACCTAACAATGTTAACTGATCTTGTCATTCACCAAAACATGGTATCAGGTCCCATTCCTGAGGAGATTGGAAGGCTTGTCAACCTACAGCTTCTACAGCTAAGCAACATCACCTTAAGCGGTTTGATACCAAAAACCCTTGGAAATCTAACCCAACTAAATACTTTGCGCCTGTTTGGTACTCAACTTTCAGGGCCTATACCCCAAGAACTAGGCAGGCTAGTCCATTTGCAAATTCTTGATCTTGGTTCAAATCATTTTTCAGGTCCAATTCCAATCTCCATAACCAATCTCACCAAGCTGAACATGCTTCTTCTCATTGAAAATCAAATCACAGGTTCCATCCCCCCCGCAATAGGCAATCTCAATATGTTAAAGCAACTTTCTCTCTATACAAATCAAATAACAGGTTCAATACCCCCAGAACTAGGGAACCTCACTATGCTCCATGAACTTTATCTCTATACAAATGAAATCACATGCCCAATACCTTTAGAATTGGGCATGTTGCAGAATCTCCGAGAATTAGACTTGGCCGACAACCAAATATCTGGCTCTATTCCTGACAGCTTAGGAAACATTACCAACCTATTACTACTACACCTCTATGAAAATCAGATAACCGGTTCAATACCAAAATCTTTTGGGAAGTTGCGAAGCATCCAAGAACTGCATATATTTGATAACAAATTGTCAGGTTCTCTTCCTCAAGAATTTGGAGATGTCATAAGCCTTGTTAAACTCGCGTTGAATAACAACTATCTTTCAGGACCTTTACCAGCAAATATATGTTTAGGTGGCAGACTTCAATATCTCTTTGTCTATTCTAATATGTTCAATGGCCCCATTCCAAGTAGTTTAAAGACTTGCACGAGTTTGGTTCGAATTGACCTTCGGTGGAACCAACTAACAGGAGATATATCTCAGCATTTTGGTGTGTATCCACATCTCACAAAGATGCGCTTGACATCGAATAGACTCTCTGGGCAGATCTTACCAAATCTAGGTGCATCTACCGAACTGACGGTACTACACCTAGCACAAAATATGATTACGGGTTCCATACCTCCAATCCTGTCTAAATTGTCCAACCTAGTAGAGCTGAGACTCGAATCTAATCATCTCAGCGGTGAGATTCCACCAGAAATCTGCACTTTAACTAATCTATATAAACTAACCTTTTCATCGAACCAATTATCTGGATCCATACCTACAGAGATAGAAAAGCTCAGCAATCTCGGATACCTTGATATATCTGGGAACAGACTGAGTGGATCAATACCTGAGGAACTAGGGGCCTGCATGAAACTACAGTCCTTGAAGATAAACGACAATAACTTCAGTGGGAGTTTGCCTGAAGCGATTGGAAATTTAGCAGGCCTGCAGATCATGTTAGACGTGAGCAACAATAACCTCAGTGGTGTGTTGCCACAGCAACTTGGGAAGTTGGAGATGCTAGAATTTCTGAATTTATCGCATAATCAGTTCAACAGCAGCATTCCATCCTCCTTTGCAAGCATGGTGAGCCTTTCAACACTCGATGTGTCCGACAACGACTTGGAAGGACCGGTCCCAATAACACGGCTACTCCAAAATGCTTCAGCAAGTTGGTTTCTTCCCAATAAAGGTCTGTGTGGTAACCTCTCTGGCCTGCCACCTTGTTATTCAATTCCAATAGCTAGTCACCATAAACAGAAGACATTTGGTTTTCTTTTGCCAATTTTTCTCGTGGTGGGTTTCAGCATTGTTGCCGCAATTGTTGTCATAATAATGCTTAGTCGTAAAAAGAAAAAACCACAAGAAAGTGTTACTGCTGAAGCAAGGGACCTATTCTCTGTTTGGAATTTTGATGGAAGATTGGCATTTGACGATATTGTAAGGGCGACAGAAGACTTCGACGATAAGTACATCGTTGGAACAGGTGGATACGGCAAGGTCTATAAGGCACAACTCCAAGATGGGAAGCTAGTTGCTGTGAAGAAGCTTCATCGGACCGAAGAGGAGCTGGATGATGAAAGAAGATTTTGCAATGAAATGGAGATCTTATCACAGATCCGACAACGAAGCATTGTAAAAATGTATGGATTCTGCTCCCATCCAGCGTATAAATTTCTTGTCTATGACTACATTCAGCGGGGAAGCCTCCACAGGACATTGGAAAATGAGGAGCTAGCAAAGGAATTGGATTGGCAGAAGAGAATTGCTCTTGCAAATGATGTGGCTCAAGCAATATCTTATTTGCACCAAGAATGCAGTCCACCTATAATACATCGAGATATCACGAGCAGCAACATCTTACTTGATTCAACCTTCAAGGCTTTTGTCTCGGATTTTGGCATAGCAAGGATTCTTAAGCCCGATTCATCAAACTGGAGTGCACTAGCAGGAACGTATGGCTACATAGCTCCTG AACTGTCGTACACATCTGTTGTGACAGAGAAATGTGATGTCTATAGCTTTGGTGTGGTTGTGCTAGAGCTAGTGATGGGGAAGCATCCAAGGGATCTATTAGATGGTACTTTGTCGAGTGGGGAACAAGCTATGCTGGTGAAAGATATTCTAGACGAACGGCCGACGACACCAACAACAACAGAAGAGAATAGCTTAGTTCTGCTCATCAGGCTGGCCTTTTCTTGCTTGGAATCTTCTCCACAAGCAAGGCCAACCATGCGGGAGGCATACCAAACACTCATCCAGCAACCCTCTTCTAGTTCATGTCCCGTGCCTTTCAGCACACTTACATTACAGCAAGTAAGGGATGCATGTTAA